In Desulfomicrobium apsheronum, the sequence TCTGCCCGCCACAAAGACGTTCTGCTGCGCCTCATCCTGCCCTTGCTTCTCGTTCTGCTGCCTGCAGGGGCAGGCCTGTATGCATTCGGACAGAACCAGCCGTGGATCACCGCCGTCTTCGCCGTCCTCTTCATCGCGGCCACTCTGCGCTTCGAAGAGCTTGGCCTCGCCTTCTCGCATCATTTCTCGCATTCGCAAACAAACTCCCAGTCCTCGCGGATCGTGAGCAAGGCGCTGCAGCTGCTCCCTGACGAATACCATGTCTTTCATGATCTTCGTTTCGAAGGCAACCAGCTCGATCACGCCGTGGTAGGCCCAAACGGGCTCTTCCTGATCAGAACCAGAAGCCATCTCGGAAATGTCACGGCCACGGGCGAATCCCTGCGCCTGAACGGATGGCCGTTCATGCTGGACATGCTCACCCAGTGCTGGAACCTGACCCAAAAACTGACCCGGCACATGGATCTGCAGTACACAGGCAGCGTGCACCCCTGCCCGGTGCTGTGTTTCAGCCGGGCCAGCGTCGGCATTGCGGGCCCGGTGCGCGGCACACTGGTTGTCGAGGCCGGGAATCTGGTCCAGGCCATCCTGGCTCACGATGACGCCCTGCCGACGGACAGGATGTGCGTTCTGATCGATAAATTCACCGGTCTGGTGAGCGCCGACACCAGGGCTGAACCAGGCGACGAGGACGAGCCCCAGGCCGATCACGCACTGCGGGACTTACTCAAATCAAATCTGCCCGTCTGCGCCGGATGCCGCCACCAGCCAAGCGCTGAAGAATTCGGGCTCTTTCCCGGAGAGTGCCCGAAATGCGGTCGCCTCTACTCCTTCAAGCCTGATGAGTCCGAGACGCGCCCCCGGCCCAAGCCTTTGAAGGTTCTCTGGAAACCGAGCCTCCTCCAGCTCGGGATGACCTTTTTGATCATCGCCGGATGCACGGGTTACGTCGCGCACAGGCAGGGCCTGTTCGGCCTTGAGCAGTTGTTCATTCAATCGCGGCAAACCTCCGATGCCGAGCCCGAGGCGTCCGAAGCACTTTCGCCCGCCGTGGAAAACGGGTCCTCCCACGCCGTCGTGGCGGAGCAAACCGCTGGCGCTGGCAATCATACCAGCACCCCGCCACAAGCGGACATCATGACGCCCGATCCGCGACCAGACACCGCCACGACACAAAACGAGCCGGCATCGCCGGTCTATTCTCAATCCGCCAACAACACCGCGCCATCCCTGCCCGAACAGGCTCTTGCAGTGAACACGAGCTGCGCGACCGTGGCCCAGGCACTCCCAAACGCCACCTCGGCAGAGGCACAGGCGACCCCGAACGCCACTTCGAAGAATACGGATGCACCTTCCACCGACACGGCCCAAGGCTCTACAACGCCCGCCGCGACGCTTCCTGAGCCAAAAGCCGAGGCAGCCGAGGCCCCTCCCCAAAACCCTGAAGGATCGTTCGACAAAGGCAGACTGGTCGTCACCTCGCCCCGCTCTCTTGTTTTGTGGTTCAGGAACCAGCAGACCTGCAAGGACTTCGGCCCCTTTGAAATCAAGGCCAAAAGCGTGAAGGACATCGTCCTGCCCAAGGGCTTCTACAGCGTGGTCTATCTGGAAAACGGCAAGCGCAGACACACGACCATGAGTTTCCTGAGCGACCAGGGGCAACTCGATTTCTAGCCCGGCGCAAATGCGCACCGCCCTCGGCGCCAGTCAGCGCAAAATGTCCACATTCGACGTGAAACCTAAAAACCCGCGTCACGAAAAACCGAGAGTTTTCCGTGACGCGGGTTTGTCTTTGCAGTGATGCGATGAATGCTAGATGATTTTCTGCCTGATCTTCGTGACTACGATCTCGGCCACGATGACCACGGCAAAGATGCACAGCAGGATGAGCGCGACCTGATTCCAGCGGAAAAGGGCGATGGCCGTGTCCAGCGCCATGCCTATCCCGCCCGCGCCGACCAGTCCGATGACCGCCGACTCGCGCACGTTGATATCCCAGCGAAACAGGGTGATCCCCCAGAAGGCCGGCGACACCTGCGGCCAGTAAGCCTTGAGGAAGATGCTCGGCCAGGGAGCCCCCGCCGCTTTCAATGCTTCCACCGGCCCCTTGTTGCATTCCTCCAGGGCCTCGCCCAGGAGCTTGCCGCAAAAACCGATGGAGCGAAAGCCGATGGCGATGGTCCCGGCCAGTGAACCGGGGCCGAAAACGGCCACGAACAGGATCGCCCAGACAAGGGTGTTCACCGAACGCGAAGACACAAGGATCAGCCGCGCAAACCAGTTCAGGGCCGGGATCGGGGTGATGTTGCTGGCGGCCAGCAGCGCCACGGGCAGCGACATGACCAGCGCCAGAATGGTGCCCATGCCCGCGATGTGCATGCTCTCGATCAGGGCCAGGTGCACGCCTTCGCGGTAGTGCGCAAAGTCCGGCGGCCACATGCGTGTAAACATGTCCGCCATCTGGGTCGGGGCATCGTACAGGAATTCCGGAACGATCTGCACCGTGCGCATCGAAACGACCAAGGCGATGACTGCGGCCAGATAGATCGCAAACCGGGCCAGTCTTTGAGCGGGAGTGAATCTTTCCCAGTTGCGACTAGTCATTGAACACCGCCTTGACTATGGATGCGAGGTATTCCCCGAGCATGACGAGGATGATGATCGAGATGAGGATCGCGGCCAGGAAGTCGTAGTCGAAGCGCTGAAAAGCCGCGAACAACGTCCCGCCGATACCGCCGGCGCCGACGATTCCGACCATGGTCGAATTGCGGATGTTCGCGTCGAACTGATATGTAGCGAACCCGATGAAGCGGTTCAGCACCTGCGGCAGCACGGCATACAGGATGACGCTCATGAACGGAGCTCCGGCGGCCCGGCACGCCTCCACCGGCTTGAGGGAAATCTCCTCGATGGCTTCGGCGAAGAGCTTGCCGATGAAGCCGATGGACGCGAATATAAGGGTCAGGATGCCCGCCAGCGGGCCGAATCCCACCGCCTTCACGAACAGGATGGCAAAGATGACCGGATGAAAGGAGCGGCAGATGGCAATGAGGAGGCGGGCCGGCCAGGTCGCCCAGGTCGGCATCAGGTTGCGCGAGGCGGCCAGGCCGATGGGCAGGGAGAAGGCCACGCCGAACGCCGAGGCGATCACCGCGATTTCAAGCGTCTCCAGAAGGTTGCCCAGCAACAGCTTCCAGCGCTCGAAATTGGGCGGAATCATGCTCCCCAGGAATTTGGCGCCATTCTCAAGGCCGATCACGAAACGGTCCCAGGTAATGTCCAGGGACCAGAACGCGAGCACGCAATAGCCGATCACGGCAAGCCACCCAAGGCGCGCAAGCCAGTTGGGCTTGAAGGCTCTTCTGGTGTTGACCGCGCTCATGACAACCAGTCCTCGCCGCCGTAGATCTGCTTGAGATGATCATCCGTCAGCTCCGAGGGCGGGCCGTCGAACACGATGCTCCCCAGCGACATGCCGATGACCCGGTCGGCGAAGCGCTTGGCCAGGTTCACGTCATGGATGTTGATCAGCACCGGAATGTCGTGCGCCTTGGAGAAATCGTTCAGAAGCCCCATGATCTCGACGGAAGTCTTGGGATCAAGGGATGACGTGGGCTCGTCGGCCATGATCACGTCGGGATTCTGCATCACGGCCCGGGCGATGCCCACGCGCTGACGCTGTCCGCCGGACAGGGCGTCGGCCCGCTCGGTGGCGAACTCGGTCAGGCCGACCATGTCGATCAGCTCGAAGGCCCGATCGATGTCATGCTGCTCGAACTTGCGCAGCCAGGCCCGCCAGACCGGCACGAATCCGAGCCTGCCGCAGAGCACGTTCTCGATGACCGAGAGGCGCTCCACAAGGTTGAATTCCTGAAAGACCATGCCCACGTGGTGCCGGGCCAGGCGCAGTTCCTTGCCCGAAAGCCGCGTGATTTCGTGTCCGGCCACGGTGATGGTGCCGCTGGTCGGGTCGATGAGGCGGTTGATGCAGCGCAGCAGCGTGCTCTTGCCTGTCCCGGAGGGGCCGATGATGGCCACCGTGGAACAGCCCCGAACCTCGAAAGAGATGTTTTTGAGAACCGGCTTGCCCGGAACGTAAGCCTTGACCAGATCCTTTACGATCAGGGAACGGGAGGCATTCCCCCCGTTCCCGTTATTGCTTGATGACGTCACGATAATGCCTTGTATGTACTTACTGCTTCTTGGCTTTCTTTTCCGCGTCCGCCTTTTCCTTGGCGATCATGGCCTTAAGGCCTTCCTCGTTGTAGCTCGCGCCGGTGGCCTCGGCGATATCGCGAATGACCGCCCAATCCTTCTGGTAGGTGATGGGGAAGAAACGATCCGCGCCGTCAAAGGCCTTCTTCATCTCGTCGGTGTAGCGATAGGTGTAGAACGCTTCCTTGATCTTCTCTACCAGATCCGGGCAGAGCTGACTGGAGTAGCCGAAGGATGACGTGGGAAAACGGGGGCTGGTGTAGATGATGCGCACGGCGCCTTCATCGACGCGGCCAGCACGCAGCATGCGCTCGTAAACGTCCGAGGCCACCGGGGCGGCATCGTAATCGCCGTGAACAACGCCCAGGACGGACTGGTCGTGCTTGCCGGAGTAAACGACGGTGTAGTCTTCGTCAGGCACGATTCCCTGGGCCGGAAAAAGGGCGCGGGGTGCCAGGTTGCCGGAGTTGGACGAGGGAGAAGTGTGCGCGACCTTCTTGCCCTTGAGATCGGCCATGGTCTGGATGGGGCTGTCCTTCTTGACGAGCACGATCAGGTTGTAGCCCTGGAACGCCTCGGCATCACCCTTGACGGCGATGGGCACGTAACCGGCCAGGTTCACGGCAAAGCCGGTGGGCCCGGTGGAATAGCCAGCGATATGCAGACGGCCGGAGCGCATGGCCTCGACCTGGGCCGAGTTGGAATGCACGGTGTAGTAGATGACGTCCTTGCCCGTAATTTTCTTGATATGGGCCTGAAAATCGGCAAACAGATCCTGATACACGGCGGGATCTTCAACCGGGGTATAGGTGAAAACCAGGGTCGAAGGATCTTTGCAATTGCCGGGGAGCGCGTTGTCGGCGACCAAGTTCTTGTCGTTGTCGCAATACATTGTGTCCAGAATTCCGCGGTAGGTACATTCATCCGCGAATCCGGGAACGGCGACGGCCAGGATCATCACCGCGGCCAGAAAGCCCAAGAAACCCTTCTTCATGATCATCTCCTTGTTACAGTGTTGGTTCAGACGACGCGGCTGATGCACCAGCAAATCAAGGCAAGGCCGCTAAGAAACCGATGCCGGAAGGAGGCGGCGAAAGGCCGGCCTCTTCGTTTTCTACGTTCGCAACAGAAACAGGACATTCGTTTTCGAAAAGAAAAATCGCGCAAATGCCACGACCAAGCCATCAGCACGCCCGTTTCACATTCGAGACAGTGTCGCGAGAGGCTCGATACAAAGGCGCAAGAGACGCCTGTAAAGGCACGGTTCGAGCATTGGTTCACGCTCCCTGAACCCCTGTTCCGTCGCCGAAAATTCTAACCGAATTGTGGCGTTAGCGCAATGTGAACTCGCCGCCATGTGGCAGGTTCCTGGCAAAAAATGAAAAAAAAGAGGCTCCCGGATTCGCACCCGAAAGCCCCCAGGAGGATGGTCTTTTAGAACCTTCTATTTACGCAGCATGCCCGCCAAAAGACGCAGGTGTGTGCGTTCCTCGTCGATGCAGGCCTGCACGTATTTTTTGTCCCCTTCGGGCACGAATTCGCGCATTTCAAGGAAGAACATGATCGTGTCCTTCTCGAAGCCCATGGCCGTTTCGATGGCCTCCTCGGGAGAACCCATGAAGGTCTTGAGATGATTCACGTCGCCCAGACGGAAAAGGGTGTGTGAATCGAGCAGATACTTGAGGTAGTCCACATACTCGTCCTCCTCGGCCCAGGCCGGGAGTTCCACTTCTCCCACCCGCTCATAGAGCTTGGCGAAGATCTCGCGATGC encodes:
- the phnE gene encoding phosphonate ABC transporter, permease protein PhnE, coding for MTSRNWERFTPAQRLARFAIYLAAVIALVVSMRTVQIVPEFLYDAPTQMADMFTRMWPPDFAHYREGVHLALIESMHIAGMGTILALVMSLPVALLAASNITPIPALNWFARLILVSSRSVNTLVWAILFVAVFGPGSLAGTIAIGFRSIGFCGKLLGEALEECNKGPVEALKAAGAPWPSIFLKAYWPQVSPAFWGITLFRWDINVRESAVIGLVGAGGIGMALDTAIALFRWNQVALILLCIFAVVIVAEIVVTKIRQKII
- the phnD gene encoding phosphate/phosphite/phosphonate ABC transporter substrate-binding protein → MKKGFLGFLAAVMILAVAVPGFADECTYRGILDTMYCDNDKNLVADNALPGNCKDPSTLVFTYTPVEDPAVYQDLFADFQAHIKKITGKDVIYYTVHSNSAQVEAMRSGRLHIAGYSTGPTGFAVNLAGYVPIAVKGDAEAFQGYNLIVLVKKDSPIQTMADLKGKKVAHTSPSSNSGNLAPRALFPAQGIVPDEDYTVVYSGKHDQSVLGVVHGDYDAAPVASDVYERMLRAGRVDEGAVRIIYTSPRFPTSSFGYSSQLCPDLVEKIKEAFYTYRYTDEMKKAFDGADRFFPITYQKDWAVIRDIAEATGASYNEEGLKAMIAKEKADAEKKAKKQ
- the phnE gene encoding phosphonate ABC transporter, permease protein PhnE, giving the protein MSAVNTRRAFKPNWLARLGWLAVIGYCVLAFWSLDITWDRFVIGLENGAKFLGSMIPPNFERWKLLLGNLLETLEIAVIASAFGVAFSLPIGLAASRNLMPTWATWPARLLIAICRSFHPVIFAILFVKAVGFGPLAGILTLIFASIGFIGKLFAEAIEEISLKPVEACRAAGAPFMSVILYAVLPQVLNRFIGFATYQFDANIRNSTMVGIVGAGGIGGTLFAAFQRFDYDFLAAILISIIILVMLGEYLASIVKAVFND
- the phnC gene encoding phosphonate ABC transporter ATP-binding protein — its product is MTSSSNNGNGGNASRSLIVKDLVKAYVPGKPVLKNISFEVRGCSTVAIIGPSGTGKSTLLRCINRLIDPTSGTITVAGHEITRLSGKELRLARHHVGMVFQEFNLVERLSVIENVLCGRLGFVPVWRAWLRKFEQHDIDRAFELIDMVGLTEFATERADALSGGQRQRVGIARAVMQNPDVIMADEPTSSLDPKTSVEIMGLLNDFSKAHDIPVLINIHDVNLAKRFADRVIGMSLGSIVFDGPPSELTDDHLKQIYGGEDWLS
- a CDS encoding ferritin-like domain-containing protein, with product MAGIFKATDILLAAQEVETRGEVFYNRLVETTTEPKLKDLFSFLAKEETKHREIFAKLYERVGEVELPAWAEEDEYVDYLKYLLDSHTLFRLGDVNHLKTFMGSPEEAIETAMGFEKDTIMFFLEMREFVPEGDKKYVQACIDEERTHLRLLAGMLRK
- a CDS encoding nuclease-related domain-containing protein, coding for MAHIHGKAVQSGNTRASARHKDVLLRLILPLLLVLLPAGAGLYAFGQNQPWITAVFAVLFIAATLRFEELGLAFSHHFSHSQTNSQSSRIVSKALQLLPDEYHVFHDLRFEGNQLDHAVVGPNGLFLIRTRSHLGNVTATGESLRLNGWPFMLDMLTQCWNLTQKLTRHMDLQYTGSVHPCPVLCFSRASVGIAGPVRGTLVVEAGNLVQAILAHDDALPTDRMCVLIDKFTGLVSADTRAEPGDEDEPQADHALRDLLKSNLPVCAGCRHQPSAEEFGLFPGECPKCGRLYSFKPDESETRPRPKPLKVLWKPSLLQLGMTFLIIAGCTGYVAHRQGLFGLEQLFIQSRQTSDAEPEASEALSPAVENGSSHAVVAEQTAGAGNHTSTPPQADIMTPDPRPDTATTQNEPASPVYSQSANNTAPSLPEQALAVNTSCATVAQALPNATSAEAQATPNATSKNTDAPSTDTAQGSTTPAATLPEPKAEAAEAPPQNPEGSFDKGRLVVTSPRSLVLWFRNQQTCKDFGPFEIKAKSVKDIVLPKGFYSVVYLENGKRRHTTMSFLSDQGQLDF